The sequence CCAAACCGGCCATATCCAGGGAAAAGACACGCTTTGCCGCCAACAGTTCAGGCACCGTTCCGTTGACGATCCGCTGCGCCAGCCCTTCGGCTATCGCCGTCTTGCCGACACCGGGAGCCCCCAACAATACAGGATTATTTTTTGTCCGACGGCAAAGGATTTGAATAACGCGTTCTATTTCCTTTTCTCTGCCGATTACGGGATCTATTTTTTCACTTTTGGCGGCGGCATTCAAATCGCGGCCGTAATTTTCCAGCGAAACTTTGCCGTTTTCTTCCGCGGCGGCGCCTTCATCCGGAACCGCTCCCAACAGCTCATTCAGCTTCCGCACGATCTGTTCCAGATCAATATCCATCGTTTCCAAAATTTGAACGGCCATCCCCGTCCCTTCAGCCAGGATACCGGCCAGAATATGTTCTGTACCGACGTATTCCTGTCCCAGTCGGTTCGCCTCGGCAACAGCCATCTCCAGAACCCGCTTCGTTCGCGGTGTCAACGCCAGACCGGAAGCGCCTTTCGTTCCGATACCAACGGTATTTTCAATAGCGCGGCTCACATTTTCCTGTGTTACCCCCAACTGAGCCAGAAGCTGCCCGGCAGAACCGCCGTCAGCCATTACCAGCCCCAGCAAAATATGTTCCGTGCCGACATAGTCATGATGAAACCGCTGCGCCCCTTCTTGGGCATAATGCAGCACTTTTTTTGCGTCATTTGTAAATCTGTTGTACATGTCGTTCCCCCCTCATGCACGTGCCTGCCCGTAAAGGGTTTGGCATTTTATCGTAATTATCACAATTTATATGGCATACGCCGCCAGCGTTTCACGGATAATATCCGCCCGTACCCGGTCTTCGGCGTCATCATTCTTTCCAGCACCAGATTGCCGTAAATGTGCGGTTTCGCAGAGAAAGAGCAGGGCTTCATAGACAGAAGGCCGTTCATGAATGATGCCGAGATCAATGCCTAAGCGCAAATCGCTCAACAGGCGAATCGCTTCCTCCTGCTCCATGAGCCAGGCTTGCGAAAGGATGCCGTAACTGCGAAGAACACCGTCGCGGAGACCGTTTTCGTCTCTCTCCAACAGTTGCTGCCGGCAATTCCGCTCTTCCTTGACAATTTGCGTAACAATTTTTTTCAACTGCGTCAGGACATCGTCTTCCGACATCCCCAACGTAATCTGATTGGCGATCTGGAAAATATTACCGATATATGTATTTCCCCGGCAATAGACGCCGCATACGGAAAATCCGAATTTGGTAATGCCCTGAACGATCTTCTGCATCCTTTTTTGTGTCACCAATCCCGGCAAATGCAAGGTAACGCCGGCAACCAAGCCGGTTCCCGTCAAGGCCGGATTCGCCGTCAGATAGCCGAAGTCATCGCGGAAAGCGAAGTTGAGCTTGCTTTCCAACGTATCGTCAAGCTGCAAGGCCGTACGCCATACCGTATCCAACGCCGCACCGGCAGCAGCCGCCTGAATGATAAAATGTTCACCTTCATTCACAATGACCTCCGCAGCGCCGTCTTCTCGCAACAGCAGGCCTTGTCCCGTCCCCGGCTGACTCGGCGCGATAAAATGCTTGGCCGCAGCCAAATCCCTCTCCGCCGGAGACAACTTGCCGAGTTCGAGATATTCATAGCGCCCCGTTCCCAACTGTTGTAAACGCGGTACCTGCGCCTTCGCCTCCGTCAGGACGGCTTGCAGTTCCGCAGCCGACGCTTTACCGGGAAAAACATACTTTTTCAGGTTCCGCACCAAACGGATCCGGCTTTCCAAAACGATATCGGCAGCTTCACCGGAGCCGTCCTGCCAGGGCAGCAACGGTGCCGTAAGCAATTCTGCAAACATCCCTATCCCTCCTTGCCGCCACGCTGCTGTTCAAGGGCGCGAATTTCGTCACGCACCGTTGCCGCATCTTCATACGCTTCCGCGGCAATGAGCTTCTGCAGATGTTGCCGAAGCCGCTTCAGCTGTGTTTCCGTACGAAACACGCCGCTGCCCCGTTCGGGCACCTTGCCGACGTGTCTGCCGTGACCATGTATACGCCGCAGCAGCGGCGTCGCTTCTTCTGCAAACGTTTCATAACAATCGGGACAGCCGAATTTTCCGTTGCGATTGAATTCTTCATAAGTCGTGCCGCAGCTGTTGCAGCGCAATTCCTCGCCGTACCGGCCGTGATGGTCGGGATAAGCCATTTTACGAAAGAAATCATTATCGACAATATTCGACTCTCCGTCGCTTCCGAAGGGACTCTGTTTTCCCGCGCAATCGGCGCAGAGATGAATATCCGTGCGACGGCCGTTTTCTATTTTCGTAATATGCACGACAGCTTCGTGCTTCTTACAGTGATCACAAAGCATGGTACACACTCCTTCCTGTAACGCTATATCGCTATCTGTTTCAAAATACGGCTAATGACGGCAAAGCGCTTTGACGCGTCGTCAATTTCAAGGAAAAGCGCCTGAAAAGTATGATGGAGGATAATGGCTTCTCCGTTGGTAATTACCTTGTTCCTGATCAACTGAAACAGTAAATTATCCAAGTCATCCAAGGTAATACTCACGGCAGGCAGGCGCTCCGTGAGCAAAGCCGGTGTATGGTCCGCTTTTTTTGCCGTCAGCCTGACAATCCGTACAAACCCGCCCGAACCGCGCCGCGATTCAACGAGAAATCCCCGTTCATTAGAAAAACGTGTGCTCAGGACATAGCTGATCTGAGACGGAGCGCATTCCAATTCATCAGCCAGCTCATTTCGCCGCAAAATAATATTCTCTTTTTCTTCTTCCAACAGTTTATGCAAAATAAACTGTTCAATTTTATCTGCCAATACGCTCATGCTGATCACCTTTCTTATCGGTATCTATCCTATCTCATTAAGATAAACTTTTTGACCTTACACTGTATATTATATTCGTCTTTTTGACTTTTTGCAAGAAAAGTCGTCATTCCATTCCTGTATCCGTTGACTTCTTTATCTCCGAACAATCTGCATAAATCGTGCGCTGAAATGCGCCGTCGCAATTGCAAACCCGATTCCGGATATAGTAAAAGCAGGAAGACCGGCACAGTCCTCCTGCTTCTGTGATTCTAAAAAGATAGTTATGATTTTTTACTTTCCGCAGCAAAAGCATTTAATGCCGCCGACAGGGGTACCGTCAAAATGACGCCGAAGCTTCCGGCAAACCCTTTCATAATCTCAACGCCGACGGAGTTGGAATTAATGAGCTGTAAATACGGCAGGTCATAAACATAATCCAATACCCAAACACTAAGTGAACCGCCGAAGAAAGCCAAAATCAGTGTCGTCGCCATGGTTCCCATCACGTCGCGCCCGACATCCATGCCGACGGCGAAGAGTTTTTCCCGGGAAATAGCGGGGTTTTCTTTGACCACGGCTGTACAGGCCGCCGTAATATCCATGGCAATATCCATAACGGCGCCGAGGCTGGCAAAAAGAACGCCTGCAAAGAGCAGCTGCCCGACGTCGATCGCCGTGTTCTGCGCAACGAACAGCAGGCTTTCGATATTTGACACATTATATCCCGAAAGGTTGGTCATCTGTCCGAAAATCAGCGCTGCCGCGCCGGAAACAACGACGCCGCCGAGAGTCCCCAAGAAGGCGATGCCTCCTTTGCGGCTCCAACCGTTTATCAGGTACATCGTTGCCGCTAAAATTACGGCTGCTGTCAAAACAGCGGCAACGACGGGCGGCGTCCCGCGGAAAATCATAGGAAAAAAGAGATAGACAAAGCAGACAAAGGTCAAGACCAGGGCCGCGGCGGATTTCATGCCTTTTTTACCGCCAATAAGCGACAACATGAGCAAAAACGTGCCGATGTAAAGATAAATCGGCAGTGATCTGTCGACATTATAAACGGTATGCAGATCCAGAGCCCCGACGACGCTGGACAAAACGATGACCTTCATGCCAGGCTCACAGATCGTACCGAACAAAAGTCCGTTCGGACAGTTTGCCGCCACGAGCCGACCCTTTTGGCTGCCGCTCGTCATCTGCAGCAATACCTCCTGATCGCCTGCACGACTGCCGTCCTCCTGCAAATTATCCCGCACGATCTCAGCAACAGTTGCCGTTTCAAAGGTCCGCCCTTGGGTAGCGACCATTTCCGGCTTCTCTACATGCTGAAAGTTCTGGAGGAAAAGCGCGGCGCCAAGAAGCACCGCGATTATCAGTGCAAATCGTTTTGCTTTTTGCAAGGTCATCAGTCTTTGACGATGCTGTACGCGTCATCAATGGGCGCGCCGCTTTCAACGTCATATGTGTTGATCGTGAATGACGTATCGGTCACGCGAATGACGGAATATGTCGGACGCCAGGTCTGACTTCTGGCGGCAATATAATCCTGCTGCTGCGGAATCAACTCATAGAATTTGGACCCTGTCGCCGAGTTGGAGGACATATAGAAAACGCCTTGCGGATTGTGCAGTACGCCCTGCTTCATATCGGCAATCGTATAACACAGGTTCTGTGACGTGTACATATCCTTAAACGCGCTGTTTTTCAGCGCCGTGTCCAACAAGCTGTGCGATTGTCCGCTCTGTCCCTGACCGCGCAGGTCGCTGAAAGACAGATGCTTCTTGCCGTCACTGCTGATCTGATAAGTCCGCGCATACGTATGGTCATGTCCTTGCAGAACGACGTCGATATGATTGGCGTCGTAGATCGGCGTCAGCTGCGTACGCAAGAGGATGCCGTCAGAATCGGAATGATCGAGACCGCTGCCGTAAATATCCTGGTGCATGACGACGATACGCCATTTGGCATCCGGATACGCGGCGATCGCTTTTTGAATCAACGCCTGATGATCGGCGGCATTATAGTTATTGGCATTAATGACGATAAAGAGCGCACTGCCGTAAGCATAGTAATACCCGTGCCCGGCAACGGTCGGATTCTTTTCTTCCACAAACGGGTTCGGCACATTGAAATGGTTCCCGTAGCCGACGGTCATGCTGTCATGGTTGCCGATGCTCGATGCTTCCGGCAAGCTGCGCAGAGCGCGGGCCGACAGATACCCGGCATATTCTTCTTCTTGCTGTAAAATTTTAGCCGGATCCTGATTGGCTGCCGGTTCATTGATCTGGTCGCCAGGCGAAACCAGGAAATCGATATCCTGATGCTGCGCCAAAGCGGCATTCAGCGTCTTGTTCCAGTTGTACGCATCGTTTCTGGCCGCCATATCGCCGTTCATCTTCTTCGCGCCGTCGGCAGGAGTCTGTCCTTTCGAAGCGCCGATCTGCGGGTCGCCGACATACATGAAGGAAAAATCATGCGGATTTCCGGTCTTGATCATTTCGGCTTTCTGCCATTGCCCGTTCTTCTTAACTTGATACCAATACGTCGAATCAGCCTTCAAGCCGCTGATTTCAACCTTGTTCGCATAATAGGTTTTGCCGCCAATAACCGTTCCTTCCTGACAGACGCCGCCGAAAGTCTTGGCTTTCGACATATCCTCGTTGCGGGATATACGCACTTCCGCACGATCTGCCTTTTCCTTCGAATACCAGGCAAAGTTCAACTTCGATTCATTCGTACCGGGGGCAATCGAAACCTGCTCGTAATCACTTTTGATTTCTTCCCAATGCGCCTTCCATTCCTGCCAGTCCGTGTTATCGGAAACGGCGGTCCGCGTCGTCGCTTGCGGCGTCAGGGAAGCATCATTCCAATGACTTGTCGCCGCAAATACGCCGACAGAAGCCATACATAATACAGCAGCAACGTACGCAGTAATTTTCTTTTTGTTCGTGTGAAAGGAATCCATCGATTCAACATCTCCTCGTCATAAATTATAAACATGATTTCTTTCACTATACCGGTACTCTGTAATGAATCGCCGAGCTTTCTGTCAAAGTCCTGTAAAAAAAACAGGCGAAACGCTGCTCGCTCCGCCTGCCGTACTGCCGGTTATTTTTTTATATAATGCCAGATCAAGGCCTGTGTGCCTTCATTCTCATAGCCTGCCGCGGCAAGTTCTTCAAAGTTTTCCAAGGCTTTCTGTAAAATATCCAGGGAAATCCCTTTCTTTTCACTTTCTTCCTGCGCCAACTTGAAATCCTTGATGATGTGTTTCATATAAAATCCCGGCGCATAGTCATGTGCCAGTATTTTCGGCCCTAAGCTGCTGAGCTGCGCACTGCCGCCGGCGCCGCCGGAAATCGCCCCTAAGAGCACGGCCGGATCGAGACCTTGCGCGTTACCGTATGTTAACGCTTCACACACGCCGCTGAGCGCGCCGGCAATGAGAATCTGGTTCGCCAATTTGCCGTGCTGACCGCTGCCGGCTTTTCCCAAATACGTAATCGTCTTACCGACGGCGCGAAATACGGGCAACAGCGTTTCAAAGTCGCCCTTTTTCGCCGCCCGCCAAAAGCGACAACGTACCGGCAATGGCGCCGCTTTCGCCGCCGGTGACGGGGACATCGAGGACGTGAAAGCCTTTGGCCTTGCCGTCCCGGTAAAGCCGCTCGGCCAAGGTCGGACTCGTCGTCGTACAATCAACCAGATACGTTC comes from Megasphaera vaginalis (ex Bordigoni et al. 2020) and encodes:
- a CDS encoding CtsR family transcriptional regulator, giving the protein MSVLADKIEQFILHKLLEEEKENIILRRNELADELECAPSQISYVLSTRFSNERGFLVESRRGSGGFVRIVRLTAKKADHTPALLTERLPAVSITLDDLDNLLFQLIRNKVITNGEAIILHHTFQALFLEIDDASKRFAVISRILKQIAI
- a CDS encoding purple acid phosphatase family protein, with translation MDSFHTNKKKITAYVAAVLCMASVGVFAATSHWNDASLTPQATTRTAVSDNTDWQEWKAHWEEIKSDYEQVSIAPGTNESKLNFAWYSKEKADRAEVRISRNEDMSKAKTFGGVCQEGTVIGGKTYYANKVEISGLKADSTYWYQVKKNGQWQKAEMIKTGNPHDFSFMYVGDPQIGASKGQTPADGAKKMNGDMAARNDAYNWNKTLNAALAQHQDIDFLVSPGDQINEPAANQDPAKILQQEEEYAGYLSARALRSLPEASSIGNHDSMTVGYGNHFNVPNPFVEEKNPTVAGHGYYYAYGSALFIVINANNYNAADHQALIQKAIAAYPDAKWRIVVMHQDIYGSGLDHSDSDGILLRTQLTPIYDANHIDVVLQGHDHTYARTYQISSDGKKHLSFSDLRGQGQSGQSHSLLDTALKNSAFKDMYTSQNLCYTIADMKQGVLHNPQGVFYMSSNSATGSKFYELIPQQQDYIAARSQTWRPTYSVIRVTDTSFTINTYDVESGAPIDDAYSIVKD
- a CDS encoding ATP--guanido phosphotransferase — protein: MFAELLTAPLLPWQDGSGEAADIVLESRIRLVRNLKKYVFPGKASAAELQAVLTEAKAQVPRLQQLGTGRYEYLELGKLSPAERDLAAAKHFIAPSQPGTGQGLLLREDGAAEVIVNEGEHFIIQAAAAGAALDTVWRTALQLDDTLESKLNFAFRDDFGYLTANPALTGTGLVAGVTLHLPGLVTQKRMQKIVQGITKFGFSVCGVYCRGNTYIGNIFQIANQITLGMSEDDVLTQLKKIVTQIVKEERNCRQQLLERDENGLRDGVLRSYGILSQAWLMEQEEAIRLLSDLRLGIDLGIIHERPSVYEALLFLCETAHLRQSGAGKNDDAEDRVRADIIRETLAAYAI
- a CDS encoding UvrB/UvrC motif-containing protein, with product MLCDHCKKHEAVVHITKIENGRRTDIHLCADCAGKQSPFGSDGESNIVDNDFFRKMAYPDHHGRYGEELRCNSCGTTYEEFNRNGKFGCPDCYETFAEEATPLLRRIHGHGRHVGKVPERGSGVFRTETQLKRLRQHLQKLIAAEAYEDAATVRDEIRALEQQRGGKEG
- a CDS encoding YibE/F family protein, which gives rise to MTLQKAKRFALIIAVLLGAALFLQNFQHVEKPEMVATQGRTFETATVAEIVRDNLQEDGSRAGDQEVLLQMTSGSQKGRLVAANCPNGLLFGTICEPGMKVIVLSSVVGALDLHTVYNVDRSLPIYLYIGTFLLMLSLIGGKKGMKSAAALVLTFVCFVYLFFPMIFRGTPPVVAAVLTAAVILAATMYLINGWSRKGGIAFLGTLGGVVVSGAAALIFGQMTNLSGYNVSNIESLLFVAQNTAIDVGQLLFAGVLFASLGAVMDIAMDITAACTAVVKENPAISREKLFAVGMDVGRDVMGTMATTLILAFFGGSLSVWVLDYVYDLPYLQLINSNSVGVEIMKGFAGSFGVILTVPLSAALNAFAAESKKS
- a CDS encoding NAD(P)-dependent oxidoreductase → MSPSPAAKAAPLPVRCRFWRAAKKGDFETLLPVFRAVGKTITYLGKAGSGQHGKLANQILIAGALSGVCEALTYGNAQGLDPAVLLGAISGGAGGSAQLSSLGPKILAHDYAPGFYMKHIIKDFKLAQEESEKKGISLDILQKALENFEELAAAGYENEGTQALIWHYIKK